TTCCCGCTGGTACCGAATTCCAAGCGTCCCGCCGTTGACGCGTGGGAACACCGCGCCACCATCGATACGGACCGGATCCGCGCGGCCTGGACCGCCAGGGCGTGGGGAATCGGGATCGCTTGCGGCCCCTCCGGTCTGCTGGTCATCGACCTCGACCAGCCCAAGCCCGGGCAGACACCGCCGGCACAGTGGGCCAGGCCAGGCATCACCACCGGTCACGACGTGCTCGCCGATCGCTGCGCGACCGCCGGGCAGGCATGGCCGCCAGCCACCTACACCGTCCAGACCGCCTCCAGGGGCACCCACCTCTACTACCAACAACCCGCAGGCCGGCAGCTACGCAACACCAGCGGGGAACGCGGCGGGATCGGCTGGCTCGTCGACACCCGCGGCCACGGTGGTTACGTCGTCGCCGCCGGCACCAGCATCGATGGCCGCCCCTACACCACCACCTGCGACCACCCAGTCGCCGAACTGCCGGCCTGGCTGACCGACAAACTCGCCGCCCTCGCCACCCAATCCGCACCGGTTGCGAAGCCGGCGCGACTGCGCACTGGGCACCTGTCCGTCTACCTCGCCGCCGCGATCCGCAACGAGGTCGCACACGTCCGCGCCGCAGCCGAAGGCGGCCGCAACCACGCCCTATTCGTCGCCGCCCGCAACCTTGGTTACCTCGTCGCCGGTGGCGCGCTCGACGAAACCACCGTCCGCGACGCGCTCCGCTTCGCGGCCGCCGACCACATCGCCGCCGACGCCTACACCCACCGCGAAGCCGAACGCACCATCACCTCCGGACTCAAAGCCGGCGCCAAACGCCCCCGACGCATCGATGGAGAAGCGGCGTAACCATGCTCACACCCGAGCCCGCCGACAGCATCCGCATGCTGCACCCCGAGCGAGGCCATCGACGCCAGCCGAAGATCGTGCGGATGTCCGACGTGCAGCGCGAGTCGATCCGCTGGATCTGGAACGGCTACCTCGCCCGCGGGAAGCTCCACACCCTCGAGGGCGACCCCGGCATCGGCAAGTCCACCGTGCTCATCGACTGGGCCGCCCGCATCACCACCGGCAAGCCGTGGCCCGATGGGCAACCCGGCTGCGAACCCGGCAACGTCGTCATCATGTCCGCCGAGGACGGCGTCGCCGACAGCCTCCGTGGCCGCTGCGATGCCGCCGGCGCCGACCTCGCCCGCATCGTCACCATGCCCGGCATGACCGACACCGACCCGGTCACCGGCGAGGAAACCGAAGACCTCCCCGTACTGCCCGACGACATCGACCACATCCGCGAAACCTTGCTCGCCGAGCAGGCCACGCTGCTGGTCATCGACCCATTGATGAACCACCTCGCCAGCACCATCAACTCCAACAACGACCAGCAAGTCCGCCGCGCCCTCACCCCACTTGTCCGCGCCGCCGAAGCCACCGGCACCGCGGTCATCATCGTCCGCCACCACAACAAGGGCGACAGCGACAAAGCGATGTACCGCGGCGGCGGCTCCATCGGCATCATCGGCCTGGCCCGCCTCGGCTACACCGTCGCCCGCCACCCCGACGACCCCGCCAACCCACACCGCGCCGTCGTCGCCGGCATCAAAGCCAACATCGCACCGATGCCGGCCAGCCTCGCCTACCACCTCGTCGGCGACCAGACCCACGAGTGCGCCCGCATCGAATGGGAAGGCCCCGTCGACTACACCGCCAACGACCTCCTCCGCGCACCCACCACGCCGGCCTCGCGAGACAAGACCACCCAGTGGCTCCTGGACTACCTCGACGACCACGACGGACACGCCCCATTCGAGGAGATCCTCGACGCCGCCAAGACCGCCGGCATCTCCGAACGCGCACTACGCCGCGCCCGCGACCGCGGCAAAGTCACCTCCGGGCGATCAGGATTCCCCGCCCGCGCCGTCTGGTACGCACCCGGCGTCACCGACACCACCACCGACGACGACCCCAGTTCGGCCACCCACCTGACACTGGCCGAACAGGCCGAACTGAACCCCCAGAACACCCAGTTCGGCCACCCACCTGACCCCTGACCGAACAGGCCGAAGTGGCCGAAGTGGCCGAACTGCCGTGCAGTCCCTACCACCTGAGGAGGCCCCATGCAGTACCAGGCGCACGACAACCACCACACCGCCGTACCCAGGAGGACTACCTTTCATGGTCAGCCACCACAGGGCCAGCCGAGGGCACATGACCGTTGACGAGTTCTGCACGGAACTCGGCATCGCCCGATCCACCTTCTACGACTGGCGCGCCGCCAAGAAGATCCCGCCAGTCATCAAACTGCCCAACGGACAGCTTCGCATCCGCCGCTCCGCGTACGAGGCGTGGCTCGCCGGGCTGGAGGACGTAGCGTGAGCAGTTCCTACGACGTGAGCATCTGGGCCATCGACAAGTACGAGGGCGCCCGGAAAACGACCTACCGAGTCCGGTGGGCCGTTGCCGGACGACGCTTCCAGGAGACCTTCGACACGCGGAAACTCGCGGAGAGCTTCCGGTCAAAGCTGCTCACCGCAGCACGCGAGGGGGTCGCGTTCGACGAACGCACCGGTCTCCCGGAACCGATGGCACGAGCCAAGTTCAGCCGGTCCTGCTACGAGCTCGCATGCGAGTACGTGGAGATGAAGTGGCCACACTCGTCGGCGCGGCATCGCAAGAGCATCGCCGATGCGCTCGCCACCGTCATGCCTGCGTTGCTCTCGACTGACCGGGGTAGGCCGGACGACAAGACGCTTCGACGTGCCCTGTACGGCTGGGCATTCACGAAGTCGTCGAAGCGGAAGGACTCCGATCCGGAGATCAGTGGTGCTCTGCGCTGGGTCGCTCAGAACACGCTGCCCGTGAGCGACCTTGAGGACCCCACCGTGATGCGCCGTGCACTCGACCGGTTGGCCACCACAGTGAACGGACAGTCGGCCGCGCCGAACACGATCGCACGCAAGCGCGCTGTCTTCTCCGGCATGCTGTTGTACGGCGTAGAGATCGGGCTACTGGACCGAAACCCATCGACTCGGGTCCGGTGGAAGACGCCCAAGAGCACCGAGGCGATCGATCGCCGGGTCGTGGTGAACCACGAACAGTACCGGCGCCTCAAGAGCGCGGTTCGGAAGGTCTACCCTCCGCTGGAAGCGTTCTACAACTGCATTTACTACGCGGCGCTACGCCCCGCCGAATGTGTCCACCTCAGCGAAGCCGACTGCAAACTACCCGAGGAAGGCTGGGGTGAACTCCTGCTCACCGGGTCCATCCAAACGGTGGGAGAAGCGTGGAGTGACAGCGGCGATGCCAAGGAGGTACGGGGGCTCAAGCACCGAGCACGCAACGACACCCGCATTGTGCCGGCGTGCCCGGACCTGGTAGCGAGCCTGCGTCGCCACATCGACACTTTCGGTACCGGTCCGAACGGGCGCCTGTTCGTCAACCGGGCGGGCCGGTTCGGTCGGCCGATTGCCGGGCCGTACAGCAACCCGGTGTCGACCAATACGCA
This window of the Streptosporangiales bacterium genome carries:
- a CDS encoding DNA primase, with protein sequence MNHPLLDAALAAAARGWHVFPLVPNSKRPAVDAWEHRATIDTDRIRAAWTARAWGIGIACGPSGLLVIDLDQPKPGQTPPAQWARPGITTGHDVLADRCATAGQAWPPATYTVQTASRGTHLYYQQPAGRQLRNTSGERGGIGWLVDTRGHGGYVVAAGTSIDGRPYTTTCDHPVAELPAWLTDKLAALATQSAPVAKPARLRTGHLSVYLAAAIRNEVAHVRAAAEGGRNHALFVAARNLGYLVAGGALDETTVRDALRFAAADHIAADAYTHREAERTITSGLKAGAKRPRRIDGEAA
- a CDS encoding AAA family ATPase, which translates into the protein MLTPEPADSIRMLHPERGHRRQPKIVRMSDVQRESIRWIWNGYLARGKLHTLEGDPGIGKSTVLIDWAARITTGKPWPDGQPGCEPGNVVIMSAEDGVADSLRGRCDAAGADLARIVTMPGMTDTDPVTGEETEDLPVLPDDIDHIRETLLAEQATLLVIDPLMNHLASTINSNNDQQVRRALTPLVRAAEATGTAVIIVRHHNKGDSDKAMYRGGGSIGIIGLARLGYTVARHPDDPANPHRAVVAGIKANIAPMPASLAYHLVGDQTHECARIEWEGPVDYTANDLLRAPTTPASRDKTTQWLLDYLDDHDGHAPFEEILDAAKTAGISERALRRARDRGKVTSGRSGFPARAVWYAPGVTDTTTDDDPSSATHLTLAEQAELNPQNTQFGHPPDP
- a CDS encoding helix-turn-helix domain-containing protein, giving the protein MTVDEFCTELGIARSTFYDWRAAKKIPPVIKLPNGQLRIRRSAYEAWLAGLEDVA
- a CDS encoding integrase, producing the protein MSSSYDVSIWAIDKYEGARKTTYRVRWAVAGRRFQETFDTRKLAESFRSKLLTAAREGVAFDERTGLPEPMARAKFSRSCYELACEYVEMKWPHSSARHRKSIADALATVMPALLSTDRGRPDDKTLRRALYGWAFTKSSKRKDSDPEISGALRWVAQNTLPVSDLEDPTVMRRALDRLATTVNGQSAAPNTIARKRAVFSGMLLYGVEIGLLDRNPSTRVRWKTPKSTEAIDRRVVVNHEQYRRLKSAVRKVYPPLEAFYNCIYYAALRPAECVHLSEADCKLPEEGWGELLLTGSIQTVGEAWSDSGDAKEVRGLKHRARNDTRIVPACPDLVASLRRHIDTFGTGPNGRLFVNRAGRFGRPIAGPYSNPVSTNTQSRVWRKARGQALNPSEAASPLARRPYDLRHACVSTWFNAGVPPTQIAEWAGQSVEVLLRIYAKCISGQTDTALRRIEDALKIDDVSGLDGTA